The segment cagatcaataattatcaagaaaaaatttaaattggtCTTTTGGTTACCTTTGACAGGGTAATTtggaaaaggggtgtggccaaaatacccaaaagcctataaaacctagatgaaaactgaaaactttacaaaacttggtgaaaacatgtgaCAGGTTACTCTGAACAGGCACGCAAAGTTtaatggagatcggaccataggtggcgctataacagtgaaaaaggtctcaaaaacacaatttatatggtaaatggcctcagattgtttgaaaatgctcatatattcacacaaacactagatcttcatatcatatgatagatctcattctgaacaactttacCTCTGGGacaaatgttgttaataaaactgttaattaaattttcaagataattttaaaatgttacttttgcaAACTATTACAAGGGTTttagctgaaaatcaataaaaccactgaggtacaattctctagactctgaaggtcaataattataaaaaaaatggttgaacaattgcatttggacaactataaaccagtaattttattatatgttctttacatagtgtacacaaaggcctattaatacaaacagaaagcctacaaattatcaaaactgtgtaaaataatgcataatttcattcttaacaagcatgcaaaatttaagaggaGATAGGTCAACAGTTATATTGGTTTAACACAGTGATGCatgagaaattgccatttataaccactagatggaagcggaaaaccactaatgggctcattcagctaacttaaacagTAATGTTGAAAggttttatgaattcatgccaaaacaataaaaaaccaCTGTTACAACATTTGAAATCTCATTTAGTCAACATTTtctattttgttcatacagacacatcagtttttacaattttgccacattatgattacagtgaaacctgaatgacatctaaactcttaaaaactagtttaatcatttaatttcagtgtgtgtgtctgtcttttggatgtgtttaaatgtcatccatacatcctggttggccgagaccaccccagaggcctaaactgcttgaaccccggtaaatgctgcttgcagctttaatttatttatatttatttttttgccgaGTATGGATACAAGAGCCTGAAATTTATTAATTGATAGTAGaaatttttaaagtaatattGATTGATTCAAATCTGATACTTCACATTTAGTCATTAAATCTGATGTGTATATTATCTGATAAATGTATATGATTATAAGATTGCTGTGCAGATATTTTGGATGCTGTCAGCAACCTGTAAGCATGCATAGCTGTAGACTAAATGAAGTAGAAGCCCAGAGCATCGATTTCATCTCCACTTCTGCCTGTAATGCCATTAATCTTTCCAGACTTCACATCTAAACACACAGGCTGACCCAGTTGCTTACACTTCACAGATAATGTTGTCGTGACTCCATTGCTTTTTGCAACCACAAACTCAAACCCCCCACATCTGTTACCAGTTATATTTGGCCACAGTTTTGCATAAGTAATTTTGTCATAGTCATCAAACTTAATTTCTTGACTCTGCGATCCTGTTAAGTTACCCACTTTAATCATGTGGCCACAGTTGAAAATCACCTGGATTGAGGTCAGTGCTGTCTAAaaggcaaaaaacaacaacaacaacaaacaaacaaaaaagaattgaaaatgttaaaaaattgtAGGAATAAATATGCTACAATAGAATGAAACCAAAACACACCTCACTGTAAGTAACGTTGACCTTCTTAATGGTGACGTAGGAGGCAGACTTAAAGGAGAAATCATCACCTCCCGTCCCACCCACAATCACAGTTTCTGGTGAGATAGAAATTTAGAGAATGGTCAGTCCTCTTTAAAGGACTAAATACAGTAGAATTCACACACAGTTCAATTATTAATGAGAGTGACATTGACATTCAGTGATTGACTTCCTTATTAGCAGGACTCACAACTGCACCTGACTTTTATCCCAATCCCATACCCCCCAGAGCTgtgtgaggcatgttttattacagatgtgcatACTttatagtgatgggaagtttggttcttttccgcgaaccggttctttcggtgAACAGTTCATTCAAtgaacagttcaccggttctttcacgctcgatgTAATGACATCATTGGTGATGACGTAATAGTgtcaagtctatcaaacattcaaatatataaagacagtaagcataactttagtcagttaaaaacctcataatcatgaaaagcttacaattaagtttttaggtgtcatcagcgcagaaaccatgatccacttactatacataatccattgcgatgtatatGTTactaaatgaacttacgtttcgccagattgcccttcatccaagccttcgtttacccgcgctcataacattagcacagaatcagttcagaatcaatcatcaaaagaatcagttaagttcagacgctctgtgagtcagtctgcttcacactgaatcacacatgcacagtatcatcagctcctcggttctcgaatcggacgcgtctgacagaaactgttctctgttcagtgtactggtgatcagaaaaccaatgcaaccggttcttgactcgtgaacgagtcaatgtttctTTCATTATCTGActtggctctgtgttcatcttcagttctctcttcacagcagttcagtcagtgtactgtttgagtaaatgaattactccgggatattggtttgttttatctCAGAGGgtgtgtcagccacattaaaaaagtgaacagcttaagtcatttgtggattaatgcgtattggagacgagaaccatttcaaacgattcagttcgatttggtgaactggttcaacagGTTAACTAAGAAGAACTGGTTAAATCGAATAATCCATTCACAAAACGGACATCACTAgtactttatttcacatcttctgaactgttgacagccAACACCTGCTTACCCCCAGTGAAAGGCTTAAAGGGGCCACAACAATTTGTAATATAACTCTGATGGGATTtatctgaaagaggaaagtcaaaCACATCTAgggtggcttgagggtgagtaaaacactggTTAGTTCTCATTTTTAAGTAAACTGACCCTTTAAAAGCACTATCtagcagtgatgcgcgggttgatccaaaatgagcgggtgtcTGCAGTCACCCgtggttacgagtcatccaaaaatatttttaatgatattcgtgtcgcggtcggtcgggtcgtttgaaataaaaatgctaattaaacctttgtaatttatatagtactagacacaattttttaaatacacaggcctacactttattggctgaataactggttCAGAGATGACGGACGAGCTCAGTCTGTAGGAAGAGATGGAGGCGgcaagagaaaaggtgaagaccGGGGAGCAACggcgctgtttttttttaaaacatgatttttacgacttcattaagttttgttttatagaaaactctttttaaaagatgtttgttctgtataaattgtatctcaatattttatcaatcaattgccctaACTCATCACATcaattgcaataaataagaagaaaatatatagcagacaatgtaatgaggcgCCGGCACTATCAgttgtacagttctctctccaccttcgaCACCACCCCgggctccccgggcgccgcagcataaatggctgcccactgctctgggtgtgtgttcacagtgtgtgtgtgttatcactgctctgtgtgtgtgttatcactgctctgtgtgtgtgcactttggatgggttaaatgcagagcacaaatgtcacgtcactttttacTTTCAATATAAAGGGGTGAATTGCCcatgaatggaaaaaaaaaattagttggaggcagcctttattttttttattatacatattttcgaaaccagcaggccattctggttTGAGTGAGCGACCCCACTGAATGAGTGAATAGAGCGGAATATTCAGAAATgcgacaataaaaaaaaaagttatcatcTTGAGCGGAAAATAAAGATAACTAACAAATTCAAAGTTTAAGTTCCATCCCAAGCCATCCTAGTTTTCCCAAATCATAATTAGGCCTATATATTATTAATGCTAGATGTAGATCAGAAAGGTCTTGTTTCAGACggcatataatttataatttagcaACTTTTTCCTGTGGTTGAAGATGCATGTCACTGTTGTCTAGCAActtttgttgtagttgtttttaTATTCTATTGCTAAGATAAAAttcctatttttaaaaaaagctggGTGGATACCTAAAATACAACAACTGCTGTCATTAAATATTAatggctattattatttttaagctaGTGTAATGCTATAGCTAATGCATACAGGCTGATTTTAGCCCCGACAAGactgatattgtgaaataaaacaaactaataagGCTTGTTTTAATGACAGTGACGATGTTTATTATTACCTATACTATTATAACAGATCCATTTGTTCATGGATCATGATTCCAGTGATGACTGCATAGAATCGTTTCCAGTTCATCTAatccaaacatttaatttaactctAGAGCGTTGTAAAATACAACGTAAACAAGtttaacaaaatgtaataatttccaAAAATCACAACATGTTTTATCTACAGAAATATTCTGCTTCAGTTCATATTTTTTGGCATTTAGACTttcaaatacaatatttttactgCTGTGAATAACTTTTGCTCTCCTACTTGCTGGACACAAAGCGAGACACGCACATTCAGAGTGGTCTACGTAGCTCTTGCACAAttcaatattacaaaaaaaatcttattttttaaggTGATGACTTCATAAAATATGACAGACATTTAAAGCTTCATTGTAAAAACTCAAAAGAAGCTTTGAATGTAAATATGATATGACAAAAAATGGCATTCAGTTCAATCTAGTATGAATGGTCAGAATGACTGCTATGGCCACTCTAGTAGTTATAGAATTCCAGTAGTTCAAATAAAGAAGCGACTCAAGTCCGAGTCACTAACTCAACTGCTCATCTCTGGTGTGTATAAATCAATTTAAGCTGTTAATCAATGTATCAATTCTgataaaatcatttgaatatttcttttataaaatatataaatgtacatgaaCAAACGATTTGTAATCATTATGTAATGttctgtaaaactgtaaaacataTAATGTTTGTTGCTGATTTattgattaaatgtattataacgTTACCATAATTATTTTTGGATTCACAACTGGATAAAAaaggaaacaattttttttttttaaatcacacataCCAGGACAGAGATGTCTTCCTTGGTTTGCCATCTCAGTTGTCTATAATGCCTTGTCTGTagtctgtagaaaaaaaaaatcaagtataaagagaaaatattttttaattgtaaatcttGTAGTAATTTTATCTTTCTAAAATTCTCGTTAAAAATCAAGTTTTCTAAAAAGGTagttcaaatcaaataaatacacaaacattaagAGTATTAATTCAGGCAAAATCCAGTAAAATTTTTCCTTCACTGAATGCTTTACTGAAAACTATCCATTAACTATCCATTTAACAATTTCTACATTACATTTGCATCTGATTAGTTTTAAGATATGTATTTTACCTAATGCATTCTGATGGTGCCCCTGCAATGCTGCTggcatttaaaccaacaacaggTTATTAGTTGTCTTAGTGCATAccattgccttgtaccttacatttgcaatgaaaataaagttaaatctaatctaataacaCACTACCTGTCTATGTCATTGTAAGTCACGTCTCACCTGGAGTTTATGCAGAGTCTGTGGTATATTAAGAAGTGAAGCTGACTGGAAATGTCTTCGACTGAAGTCTGAAGCACACTGGATTTCTTTACTCATAGCCTATTTATAGTAGCCTACTGATATCAggaaattatttataaaagcTTTTTCTCTGGAAGGAAAACTTCCACAGAAATATACATGTAATTTGATGGCATATTGCCCAATAAGAGGGTGATCATCCATAAAACTCTCAGCCTCACCCACTCCTTCCTGCGTTCTGATTTATGTCACTGTTTACACTAGAATCTGTTTTTCGAATGTACGTAACAGATTTCCAGTGAAACATTCCAGTCTCCCAATCATTGACTAAAATTGTGTAATTTACCATCCCGTTGTTAAAAATTGTTTAGATAAGACCAGATCAAAAGACGTTTATACCTATAAGCGCCAGCGGGTCATATTTACCTGCTAAATAATGAATGTATTTCCGTGCTGTCATTTTCTTGCCGCTTATGTTTTAACATTGTACACATTCCTAAGCAAGCCTTTCACTAACTGaatgaaaaatgagaaaaaagaagGTCATTTATGGGTGCAGAAATGTATTAGAAACACTATTTGATATTAGCCTAAGTTTATTGGTGTTctcttattcaaataaaaaatgaaaattatttattcaaactaaaccaattaataattaattaggtGAAGGTGGTTGATTTTAATTAGATGCTTGAATTTGCCATTGCATCATGCAGTGTGGTGAATAATTATTGCCTATAGGctactttattaatttaaatgaattgaaattGGTTAATATGTTatctaatataattatattatcataaattaattaatggaaATGTAGTATAATATTATAACACCCCAATATGTAATTACTCCCTTCTAATATTTATTGTCAGTGCTGGCTTGTTTAACTTATATTGACTGTTATGAAAAGTGATTAGTGGCATGCATAAAAAAAGCCTTGAACATAAAACAGGACAAAAATATAGCTGATGAATAGACATGAATAGACAATAATTTCATGACTCTAGACACTTATTTgtgtacaaacccaattccaaaaaagttgggacactgtacaaaaaaggaatggaataatttacacatctcataaacttatattctattcacaatagaatataaataacatatcaaatgttgaaagtgagacattttgaaatgtcatgccaaatattggttcattttggatttaatgagagctacacattccacaAAAGTtgtgacaggtagcaataagaggccggaaaagttaaatgtacatataaggaacagctggaggaccaatttgcaatttattaggttaattggcaacatgattgggtataaaaagagcctctcggagtggcagtgtctcttaaaaatcaagatgggcagaggatcaccagttCCCCCGATGCTgaggcgaaaaatagtggagcaatatcagaaggAGTTATCATCCATCAATGCTGAAatatatatccaagttctagaacaacatatgctcccatccagacgtcgtctctttcagggaagaccttgcatttccatcatgacaatgccagaccacatactgcatcaattacaacatcatggctgtgtagaaggaTCGAGGTACTGAAATGGcgagcctgcagtccagatctttcacccatagaaaacatttggtgcatcataaagaggaagatgtgacaaagaagacctaagacagttgagcaactagaaggcTGTATtcgacaagaatgggacaacattcctattcctaaacttaagCGACTCGTCTCCTCAGTCCTctgacgtttgcagactgttataaaaagaagaggggatacacacagtggtaaacatggctttGTCTgaattttttgagatgtgttgatgccactcagtttaaacattttgatATGTCATcgatgttgtattctgaataaaatatcacaatttgaaacttccacatcactgcactctgtttttattcacaatttgtgctgtgtcccaactttttggggaATCGggtatatatatatgcctttgtGTGAAGGcttagactgtagcctaagactatcctacgtTTTGAAATGAACTCACTGTAAATTTTCAAATGGTTaaggatgttacaatgttatattataattttgttgttttacttcgTCCTTTCATCTCCGtttacaaaccaacattttacaattacatttggtgcgcaatccgtcccttttgccgtttcgcgaatgattttaacatgcgactgacttgcagttaacgTCTCTGCCCTGCGGTGGCTTTATATACTTTACATTAAAATTTAAAGTCTTAAAACTATGCAGTCGCTGGTCCATAAGAACAATATTGTCAGTgctatatattgtagaattataGAATAGTGTCACAAGGATATATCCCATATTTTTGCATCTGGTTCCTTCAACAAAATCCCAGAATTTTTTCATTTCCTTATGGATTATTGTAGACCATAAGCTCTGTTACAACAGGAGTTTATaattcagaacacagtttaagatattttcgatttagtccgagagctctcagtccctccattgaagctgtgtgtacggtctactgtccatgtccagaaaggtaagaaaaacatcatcaaagtagtccatgtgacatcagagggtcagttagcatcgaaaatacattttggtccaaaaatagcaaaaactacgacttttttcagcattgtgttctcctccgtgtctgttgtgagagagagttcaaaacaaagcagtttgtgatatccggttcgcgaacgacgTTACCTATACTATTATAACATTCGATgttaccggatctttttgaaccactTCACCAaaccgaactgaatcgttttaaactgtttgcatctctaatacgcattaatccacaaatgacttaagctgttaacttttttaatgtggctgacactccctcggagttcaaacaaaccaatatcccggagtaattcatttactcaaacagtacactgactgaactgctgtgaagagagaactgaagatgaacaccaagccgagccagataacaaacaaaaagacTTCTTCGCCTTTAATTTCTTTAGATTCCTAGCATTTTGACACAGGCCAGCTGTGCTGTaataattggaaaaaaataaaaataaattaaatataaggtGAATGGAATAAACAAccatatatattgttattttactcaGCAAAACATTATTAACTTGAACTATAACTTAAACTaaatagtatattatatatacaggtggcgcaaagggacgaattgtgaaatgaatgtaattgtaaaatgagataaaaggagtAAGTTAAACAacattaacattatgatataacattgtaaaatcttaaaaaaaatattaaaacatttacagtgagttaatttcaaaacgtaggatagtcttaggctacagtttactcatcaaaaattaaaagaagacctttacacaaaggatcatatgcatgctattgttattaaacagtaaataaatataaggcctatatatatatatatatatatatatatatatatatatatatatatatatatatatatatatatatacatggataaaaagctaaatgttttcatttcattttcatttcggttcattcttggtttaaaaaaaatcttcaggttccatatgcagagtgaaatgggaacggtccagcatttagcaataattagtattaactattttataattcttgatttttttaaaactactaacactttgcattttttaagtatgccttatgtgtgaccaaaaatttagtATTATCTGTTTGATCGCACTGGAGCCTcgtgcacatattcactggaaaaaGGTTCAACGTTACATTCGGCACAAGCAGCGGTCCACTTtatgacatattgttaattatgattttttttccatcgatactgaaacacacgtgaactacaaagcctattttacctcatgaatagTAGTTAaacttcaaatgggcaacatcatgAATATGGAAATGGATTTCTCCCGAGTTAGAGACAGagaaagcccaaccttaccttatgcttagctttaaattattattatttgtttgttcatagctaagcctatattattatatactgcaattatatttatccattagaattatatatttttcattcttgttttgttctgatatatttgctacatttaaaggatttgttgtaaagtgaagggaattaaaaatatcctgttggtacattataacattattaggccagcaGTTATTATTTCtacatgtaataaaatgcaagttATACATGAATCATAATATAATatcgaaaataaaataaaaatgcagcaaatgaaaataggtgattaatccgttaaaatgcaaCCTGTACAGGActcacaaacttaatttatttcttagcgtgtttaaaaataaataaagaaagaaaacatgcagTAAATGAAAACAGGCGATTAATCTGTTAAAATTTGTTGctctgggttaacagtaattataagtattatatacTTCAGAACTGCCTGCATGGGCCTAATCTAGAGTAGTTGTTTTTTATTGCTTCTGAAAATGACATTCACTTCGCGTGCTCTGGAGCAGATCCGCCTCTCGcaatgctcagctgtggacgatataaaggttgctgtcccattttatacaggaattgttcatttaaaaaaaatcttattatattgttagttctaataatattgttaaaacaAGTTCGTTTAGGCTATTTAAcgtgcactgtgacattttaccctttttaacttataaactccttgagattttaaagttagtttaatagtatttaatttcaagtttcccatacaaaaatgtaatatatggccatatatgtacttatattttaaatagcatgacatatatgtatacatatatttgacTTATCTGAGAACACAATATATGGCTGcaacatatatgtatacatatatttgacTTATCTGAGAACACAATATATGCCTGaaacatatatgtatacatatatttgacTTATCTGAGAACACAATATATGCCTGaaacatatatgtatacatatatttgacTTATCTGAGAACACAATATATGCCTGaaacatatatgtatacatatatttgacTTATCTGAGAACACAATATAAGCCCGCCACAGATATGAACATTTATGTGTCCAAACATGTGAAGAAAATATTTGAGTTCCTCCATATATAATACCATATATCTGCATATATTACAGTATAGTATTGGTTTCTCGCATATATGGACAACATTaagtataaatatgttttatggcAGTTGGCACACAGTGTCTGGTTGCCGCCACCTTCTGAAATCTGTGTCAGAATAATATATTTACCTACACTTAAATTATCTTTATTAAACCAGttcttctaaaaaataaaaaataaaaataaataaaaaccttaatgtccagaattaatttggaaaatataatttaatatcaaaATGTATCTCTTCGTCTATATTTGAACCTTGCCTgaccttgcttttttttttttttttttttacaaactttcaCTGTTTTACAAACTTTCACTGTTTTAATTGCTTTTTGTTTCAATGAAAATCGTATAGTATCAATATAATGCTCCATTTCCTtcctaaaagaaataaaacaaggttTTTTGCATGAGAACTTACATTTGTGAATATGAAATTTTGCATGTAAAACAATAAGATTGATCATGTAAACGTTTTCTTTGCTGTTTTCCAACATACCAAATAA is part of the Carassius gibelio isolate Cgi1373 ecotype wild population from Czech Republic chromosome A4, carGib1.2-hapl.c, whole genome shotgun sequence genome and harbors:
- the LOC127968436 gene encoding aerolysin-like protein; the encoded protein is MANQGRHLCPETVIVGGTGGDDFSFKSASYVTIKKVNVTYSETALTSIQVIFNCGHMIKVGNLTGSQSQEIKFDDYDKITYAKLWPNITGNRCGGFEFVVAKSNGVTTTLSVKCKQLGQPVCLDVKSGKINGITGRSGDEIDALGFYFI